In Caproicibacterium amylolyticum, a genomic segment contains:
- the pyk gene encoding pyruvate kinase — MRKTKIICTLGPATDDKNVLRGLMLAGMDVARVNFSHGSHEEHQVRIDTVKELREELGLPVALLLDTKGPEIRTLDFPEPVDLVDSQKYTLSTEDIPGDINRCGITFKNLPNEVSTGTRILIDDGLVELRVDDTTSTEVHCTVMNGGRINKHKGINVPGANLSLPFLSEQDKSDIAFGVEQNFDMIAASFTRCADDILSLRSELEKNGNHDMQVISKIESTGGVENIDDIIRVSDGIMVARGDLGVEVPMEEVPVLQKEIISKVFAAGKLAVTATQMLDSMIQHPRPTRAEATDVANAVYDGTSAIMLSGETAAGKYPVEAVKTMSRIAERTEQSIDYTRRFRTSTWTERTDVTSAISHATCTTAHDLGAVAIMTVTKSGRTARTISKYRPACPIISGTTSRKVWYQMNLSWGVIPIMVDEKDNTDELFDHVVDVARSKGLVKNGDLTVITAGVPLGISGTTNLVKVQLVGDVLVTGAGISLGSVCSNLCVCKNEAELAQNFHTGDIIVVPTTSNDVMKYMRKASGIITEEPGMNSHAAIVGLSLNKPVIVGAENATKILRSGVTVTLDSDRGIVYAGDEKAVK, encoded by the coding sequence ATGCGTAAAACAAAAATCATTTGTACACTTGGACCTGCCACTGACGATAAAAACGTCCTGCGCGGTCTGATGCTTGCCGGGATGGATGTGGCCCGTGTTAATTTCTCGCACGGTTCACATGAAGAACACCAGGTACGCATCGATACTGTGAAGGAACTGCGCGAGGAGCTGGGCCTGCCGGTAGCTCTGCTGCTGGACACAAAAGGGCCGGAAATCCGTACGCTTGACTTCCCGGAACCAGTTGACTTGGTCGACAGTCAAAAGTACACCTTGTCAACCGAGGATATTCCCGGTGACATCAATCGCTGCGGTATTACATTTAAGAATCTGCCAAATGAAGTGTCAACCGGTACACGAATTCTGATTGATGACGGCTTGGTGGAACTGCGTGTAGATGACACCACCAGCACTGAAGTACACTGCACAGTCATGAACGGCGGCCGCATCAACAAACATAAAGGCATCAATGTTCCCGGTGCCAATCTGTCCCTGCCTTTCCTGAGTGAGCAGGACAAGTCCGATATTGCTTTCGGCGTGGAGCAGAACTTCGACATGATTGCTGCTTCCTTCACTCGCTGTGCCGATGATATCCTCAGTCTGCGCAGTGAACTGGAAAAGAACGGCAACCACGACATGCAGGTAATCAGCAAAATTGAAAGCACCGGCGGCGTTGAAAACATTGATGATATTATTCGTGTTTCCGACGGCATCATGGTTGCCCGCGGCGACCTTGGTGTAGAAGTTCCGATGGAAGAAGTTCCGGTACTGCAAAAGGAAATCATCAGCAAGGTTTTTGCAGCCGGTAAACTGGCCGTTACCGCAACGCAAATGTTAGATTCCATGATTCAGCATCCGCGCCCGACCCGTGCAGAAGCAACCGACGTTGCAAACGCCGTTTATGACGGTACCAGCGCCATTATGCTTTCCGGTGAAACCGCTGCCGGCAAATACCCGGTTGAAGCCGTGAAAACAATGTCCCGCATTGCGGAACGCACCGAGCAGAGCATTGATTACACACGCCGCTTCCGCACCAGCACTTGGACAGAACGGACTGATGTCACGTCTGCTATTTCTCATGCGACCTGCACAACCGCGCATGACCTCGGCGCAGTTGCCATTATGACTGTAACCAAATCCGGCCGCACTGCACGTACCATTTCCAAGTATCGTCCTGCCTGCCCCATTATCAGCGGCACTACCAGCCGCAAGGTCTGGTACCAGATGAACCTTTCCTGGGGTGTCATCCCGATTATGGTTGATGAAAAAGACAACACGGACGAGCTGTTTGACCACGTTGTTGATGTTGCGCGCAGCAAGGGCCTAGTCAAAAACGGTGACCTTACTGTCATTACCGCAGGCGTGCCGTTGGGCATTTCCGGCACCACTAACCTGGTAAAGGTACAGTTGGTCGGTGATGTTTTGGTCACCGGTGCCGGTATTTCCTTAGGCAGTGTGTGCAGCAACCTCTGCGTCTGCAAAAATGAGGCAGAGCTCGCCCAAAATTTTCACACAGGGGACATCATTGTTGTTCCAACCACCAGTAATGACGTTATGAAATATATGCGCAAAGCTTCCGGTATCATTACCGAGGAACCGGGCATGAATTCTCACGCCGCTATCGTGGGGCTTTCCCTGAACAAACCTGTGATTGTCGGTGCGGAGAACGCAACAAAGATTCTGCGCAGCGGTGTAACTGTAACACTGGATTCTGACCGTGGGATCGTTTATGCAGGCGATGAAAAAGCTGTCAAATAA
- a CDS encoding IreB family regulatory phosphoprotein, with protein MQDKTMTFSIGGNREEDIKKIMSTVYAALQEKGYNPISQIVGYILSEDPTYITTHNNARSLIRRIDRDELLQVLVKSYLQA; from the coding sequence ATGCAGGATAAGACAATGACTTTCTCCATCGGTGGAAACCGTGAGGAGGACATTAAAAAAATCATGAGTACGGTATATGCTGCTCTGCAGGAAAAAGGCTACAACCCCATCAGCCAAATTGTGGGGTACATCCTTTCTGAGGATCCAACATATATCACCACCCACAACAATGCGCGCAGCCTTATCCGCAGAATTGACAGGGATGAATTGCTGCAGGTACTGGTAAAATCGTATCTGCAGGCATAA
- the pheS gene encoding phenylalanine--tRNA ligase subunit alpha, translating to MKDELQSIDQKALQDLHAADTQKLLEELRVRYLGKKGTLTSILKQMKDLSNEERPVIGKLANEVRSNIEKAISTRTEELKKLELEHRLRAEAIDVTMPGKKQAVGHRHPLSVTLSNLEEIFLGMGFSIAEGPEVEYDYYNFEALNIPKDHPARDDQDTFYITDNILLRSQTSPVQVRTMEKQKPPIRIIAPGRVYRSDAVDATHSPLFHQIEGLVVDKNITFADLKGTLETFIKRLYGEDSVVRFRPHHFPFTEPSAEVDMQCFNCHGEGCRICKGEGWIEILGCGMVHPKVLSNCGIDPEEYSGFAFGIGLERIAQRQFNVDDMRLYYENDVRFLEQF from the coding sequence ATAAAAGATGAACTGCAGTCAATCGACCAAAAGGCGCTGCAGGACCTGCACGCCGCCGACACGCAGAAGCTGCTGGAAGAACTGCGTGTACGTTATCTGGGCAAAAAAGGCACACTGACCTCCATTTTAAAGCAGATGAAGGACCTTTCAAATGAAGAACGTCCTGTTATCGGCAAGCTGGCAAACGAGGTGCGTTCCAACATTGAAAAAGCTATTTCGACCCGTACGGAAGAGCTGAAAAAGCTGGAACTGGAACACCGCCTTCGTGCGGAAGCGATTGACGTTACCATGCCCGGCAAAAAGCAGGCGGTTGGCCACCGCCATCCGCTGTCCGTCACGCTTTCAAACCTTGAGGAAATCTTCCTTGGCATGGGCTTCAGCATTGCAGAGGGACCGGAAGTGGAATATGATTACTACAACTTTGAAGCACTGAATATTCCAAAAGACCACCCCGCCCGCGACGATCAAGATACGTTTTATATTACTGACAACATCCTGCTGCGTTCCCAAACCAGCCCGGTGCAGGTTCGCACCATGGAAAAACAAAAGCCGCCGATTCGCATTATCGCACCCGGCCGTGTATACCGCAGTGACGCAGTGGATGCCACCCACTCCCCGCTGTTCCATCAGATTGAGGGCTTAGTTGTGGACAAAAACATTACCTTTGCCGACCTGAAAGGCACACTGGAAACTTTCATTAAACGTCTGTACGGCGAGGACAGCGTCGTGCGGTTCCGCCCGCATCACTTCCCCTTTACCGAGCCGAGCGCTGAAGTTGATATGCAGTGCTTTAACTGTCACGGCGAAGGCTGCCGCATCTGCAAAGGTGAGGGCTGGATTGAAATTCTCGGCTGCGGCATGGTACACCCCAAGGTGCTTTCCAACTGCGGCATTGACCCGGAGGAATACTCCGGATTTGCCTTCGGCATTGGTCTGGAGCGCATTGCACAACGCCAGTTCAATGTGGACGATATGCGCCTTTACTACGAAAATGATGTTCGTTTTCTGGAGCAGTTCTAA
- a CDS encoding M15 family metallopeptidase — MRNNRQERVLADTAPRGGSGAGIRRLKHWMAALLAVILLLVALLGVLVWQALRPQTGKNSASAVSDVSTVLQQEDVLPVPDDSWALTVVSPDKKISSSFTAQLTTYENVQVDKRILPALKKMLADAKAAGYTLQVTGGYVDADAQEKLYQQKIQELMQNKGKTRAVAESDAAAVVPPGGCSENQTGMAVTFPSDSAFLSSDGYHWLLNHCVEYGFVRRYTDDKEGRTGLQDDPSHFRYVGTNNAQTMRKMGLCLEEYVTYKGNQTVSN, encoded by the coding sequence ATGCGTAACAATCGACAGGAAAGAGTGTTGGCGGACACTGCTCCGCGAGGCGGCTCAGGTGCTGGTATTCGGCGCTTGAAGCACTGGATGGCAGCGCTGCTGGCCGTCATTCTGCTGCTTGTGGCTTTGCTTGGAGTGCTGGTGTGGCAGGCGCTGCGCCCGCAGACCGGCAAAAATTCCGCTTCTGCGGTTTCTGATGTTTCCACTGTGTTGCAGCAGGAGGATGTTTTGCCCGTGCCGGACGACAGCTGGGCGCTTACCGTTGTTTCGCCGGATAAAAAAATCAGCAGCAGTTTTACAGCACAGCTTACCACTTATGAAAATGTGCAGGTGGACAAACGAATTTTACCGGCGCTCAAAAAAATGCTGGCAGATGCAAAAGCAGCGGGATATACACTGCAGGTTACGGGCGGCTATGTAGATGCGGATGCACAGGAAAAATTATATCAGCAGAAAATACAGGAACTGATGCAAAATAAAGGGAAGACCCGTGCAGTGGCGGAAAGTGACGCTGCGGCAGTGGTTCCGCCGGGCGGCTGCAGCGAAAATCAGACCGGCATGGCGGTTACTTTTCCATCTGATTCGGCCTTTTTGTCCTCTGACGGCTACCATTGGCTGCTGAATCACTGTGTGGAGTATGGCTTTGTCCGCAGATATACAGACGACAAAGAAGGCCGCACCGGCCTGCAGGATGACCCCAGTCATTTTCGGTATGTGGGCACCAACAATGCACAGACAATGCGGAAAATGGGCCTTTGTCTGGAAGAATATGTGACTTACAAAGGTAATCAGACGGTTAGCAACTGA
- a CDS encoding deoxyguanosinetriphosphate triphosphohydrolase, which produces MNTREQTEKIEQMTLSPIATHACDTAGRQYPEEEDDLRTAFSRDRDRIINCKAFRRLKRKTQVFLSPEGDHYRTRLTHTLEVAQIARTIARCLRFNEDLTEAISLGHDLGHTPFGHAGEHALDEICRVHPLEDGSTSFHHYEQSARIVERLEKNGRGLNLTEEVRDGILCHTKGTQAKTPEGRIVRVADRIAYINHDIDDSERAGILKESQLPPEITAVLGNSKRERIDCLVRSVVCCSADGVIRMDEPVQEAFDKLHAFMYKSVYVNPHAKSEESKVPLVIEKLYEYALSPEHLTADMRVIAQQDGIRRAAVDYIAGMTDPYAVELFEKIYVPHSWQLR; this is translated from the coding sequence GTGAATACTCGTGAGCAGACGGAAAAGATTGAACAAATGACGCTTTCTCCGATTGCAACTCACGCTTGTGATACAGCAGGCAGACAGTACCCGGAAGAGGAAGATGACCTGCGTACGGCATTTTCGCGCGACCGTGACCGCATTATCAACTGTAAGGCATTTCGCCGCCTGAAACGGAAAACGCAGGTGTTCCTTTCTCCGGAAGGTGACCATTACCGGACCCGTTTGACCCATACACTGGAGGTTGCACAGATTGCGCGCACGATTGCCCGCTGTCTGCGCTTCAATGAGGACTTGACAGAGGCAATTTCACTTGGACATGACCTTGGCCATACTCCTTTTGGTCATGCGGGTGAGCATGCACTGGATGAAATCTGCAGAGTTCATCCGCTGGAGGATGGCAGCACATCGTTTCACCACTATGAACAAAGCGCGCGGATTGTGGAACGTCTGGAGAAAAACGGACGTGGGCTGAATCTGACGGAAGAAGTGCGGGACGGCATCTTGTGCCATACAAAAGGGACACAGGCAAAAACACCGGAAGGCCGTATTGTGCGGGTAGCAGACCGCATTGCATACATAAATCATGATATTGATGATTCGGAACGTGCGGGAATTTTAAAGGAAAGCCAGCTGCCGCCGGAAATTACAGCAGTGCTAGGCAATTCCAAGCGCGAGCGGATAGACTGTCTTGTGCGTTCAGTTGTATGCTGCAGTGCGGACGGTGTAATTCGTATGGATGAACCGGTGCAGGAAGCGTTTGACAAGCTGCACGCATTTATGTACAAGTCTGTGTATGTAAATCCACACGCAAAGTCGGAAGAAAGCAAGGTGCCACTTGTAATTGAAAAGCTGTACGAATATGCGCTTTCACCGGAGCACCTGACTGCAGATATGCGCGTCATTGCACAACAAGATGGCATCAGACGTGCTGCGGTGGACTATATTGCCGGTATGACAGACCCTTATGCAGTAGAGCTGTTTGAAAAAATTTATGTGCCGCATTCCTGGCAGCTCAGATAA
- the acpS gene encoding holo-ACP synthase, with translation MLAVGIDLCEIDRIQRSMRNPRFCREILGEQEFAQLQGRGFPAQSVAASFSAKEAFAKAMGTGLCGFSLREVELLRQRNGAPYLHLTGRAAALAAGWEFSVSISHTGSTAAAVVAGERKEA, from the coding sequence ATGCTGGCGGTGGGAATCGACCTTTGTGAAATTGACCGTATTCAGCGGTCTATGAGAAATCCGCGTTTCTGCAGAGAAATTTTGGGTGAACAGGAGTTTGCCCAGCTGCAGGGGCGCGGATTTCCTGCACAAAGCGTCGCTGCTTCTTTTAGTGCCAAGGAAGCGTTTGCAAAGGCAATGGGCACTGGTCTGTGCGGCTTTTCCCTGCGGGAAGTGGAACTGCTTCGCCAGCGAAACGGCGCGCCTTATCTGCACCTGACTGGTCGGGCTGCGGCTTTAGCAGCAGGGTGGGAGTTTTCTGTCAGTATTTCCCACACTGGCAGTACCGCAGCTGCAGTTGTTGCGGGGGAGCGAAAGGAAGCATAG
- the pheT gene encoding phenylalanine--tRNA ligase subunit beta, which produces MNLSKRWLKEFVDLPEMPLRQFTEAITLSGCKVESWSTEGEEISKVVVGKVLSLEHHPDSDHLWITKTTVNEAEEPLQIVTGAQNLHVGDFVPVALHGSTLPGGKKIKRGKLRGVESNGMLCGITELGLTTHDFPSAIEDGIMILTVEDGCKLQLGMDIHEALGFNDTTVEFEITSNRPDCFSVIGLAREAAATFNLPLKLHTPIVKGGAGNCSGLLDVKIEAPELCPIYTNRIVKNVRVKPSPLWMRERLRAMGVRPINNIVDITNYVMLEYGQPMHAFDLRSVEDGTIRIRRAKAGETITTLDGVERKLTEKQLVIADSKKPIAIAGVMGGEYSGIMDDTTTIVFESANFNGTNVRVTARDQGMRTEASGRYEKGLDPNNCIPAINRACELVELLDAGDVMDGIIADDHSSNEKHRILLEPDWTNRFLHTNISKEEMKTILAKLECEFDDDEILVPTFRPDLVHKADIAEEIARFYGYNKIESKKLPGGAEGIITEEQHFTRTLHRYMLSLGADEIMTYSFFSPKDYDKILMPADDPLRNSLTIRNPLGEDTSIMRTTALPSMLQVISRNYNNRNPEACLYELACEYHPTQPDKLPEEKPMLVAAMYGENYDFLSAKGMVEVLLDRFGIKDWDIAVCKDAYSYHPGRCAKLFAGEDELGIIGEIHPAVAENFEIGVRVYSFTLDVNVLREHAQTNHVYQPLPKFPAVSRDLALICDAEVPVLDLEKAIKRGAGKLLENIQVFDVYRGEQISRGKKSVAFSIVLRSADATLTDEQISGAINKAIKELESVGASLRA; this is translated from the coding sequence ATGAACCTTTCAAAACGTTGGTTAAAAGAATTTGTAGACCTGCCCGAAATGCCCCTGCGCCAGTTCACTGAGGCAATTACCCTGAGCGGCTGCAAAGTGGAAAGCTGGAGCACCGAGGGTGAAGAAATCTCCAAAGTAGTTGTCGGCAAAGTGCTTTCTTTGGAGCATCACCCCGACAGTGACCACTTGTGGATTACCAAGACAACCGTCAACGAAGCGGAAGAACCGCTGCAGATTGTCACCGGTGCGCAGAATCTGCACGTCGGCGACTTTGTACCAGTCGCGCTGCACGGCAGCACGCTGCCCGGCGGCAAAAAAATCAAAAGGGGCAAACTGCGCGGTGTGGAAAGCAATGGCATGCTCTGCGGCATTACCGAACTCGGTCTGACAACACATGACTTCCCCTCTGCCATTGAGGACGGCATCATGATCTTGACTGTGGAAGACGGCTGCAAACTGCAGCTTGGCATGGATATCCACGAAGCGCTCGGCTTTAACGACACAACCGTTGAATTTGAAATCACTTCCAACCGTCCGGACTGCTTCTCGGTAATCGGTCTTGCGCGTGAGGCGGCCGCAACCTTTAACCTGCCGCTGAAACTGCATACCCCGATCGTAAAAGGCGGTGCAGGCAATTGCTCCGGTCTGCTGGATGTAAAAATCGAAGCGCCGGAACTTTGCCCGATTTACACAAACCGCATTGTGAAAAATGTGCGTGTGAAGCCCTCCCCGCTGTGGATGCGTGAGCGCCTGCGTGCGATGGGTGTACGTCCTATCAATAATATCGTTGATATTACAAATTACGTTATGCTGGAATACGGGCAGCCGATGCATGCCTTTGACCTGCGCAGCGTAGAAGACGGTACCATCCGTATCCGTCGTGCAAAGGCTGGCGAAACCATCACCACACTGGATGGTGTAGAACGCAAGCTGACCGAAAAGCAGCTGGTAATTGCCGACAGCAAAAAGCCAATTGCCATTGCCGGCGTTATGGGCGGCGAATACAGCGGCATCATGGATGACACCACAACGATTGTGTTTGAATCCGCAAACTTCAACGGTACCAATGTCCGTGTTACCGCGCGCGACCAGGGAATGCGCACAGAGGCTTCCGGCCGCTATGAAAAAGGGCTTGACCCCAACAACTGCATTCCGGCCATCAACCGCGCTTGTGAACTGGTGGAGCTGTTGGATGCCGGTGACGTAATGGATGGCATCATTGCTGATGACCACTCCAGCAATGAGAAGCACCGCATCCTTTTGGAGCCGGACTGGACAAATCGGTTCCTGCACACAAACATTTCCAAAGAAGAAATGAAAACGATTCTGGCAAAGCTGGAATGTGAATTTGACGATGACGAAATTCTGGTGCCGACTTTCCGCCCCGATTTGGTTCACAAGGCGGATATTGCCGAAGAAATTGCCCGCTTCTACGGCTACAATAAAATTGAGAGCAAAAAGCTGCCCGGCGGCGCGGAGGGTATTATTACCGAAGAACAACACTTCACGCGCACACTGCACCGGTATATGCTTTCTTTGGGTGCAGATGAAATCATGACGTACTCTTTCTTCTCCCCCAAGGATTATGACAAAATTTTGATGCCTGCCGATGACCCGCTGCGCAATTCACTGACCATCCGCAACCCCCTTGGCGAGGATACCAGTATTATGCGCACCACCGCGTTACCCTCCATGTTGCAGGTCATTTCCCGCAACTATAACAACCGCAACCCAGAAGCCTGCCTTTATGAGCTTGCCTGTGAATATCATCCAACCCAGCCGGACAAACTTCCAGAAGAAAAGCCCATGCTGGTTGCAGCCATGTACGGCGAGAACTACGACTTCCTTTCTGCCAAGGGTATGGTGGAAGTGCTGCTGGACCGCTTCGGTATAAAAGACTGGGACATTGCCGTCTGCAAAGACGCTTACAGCTATCACCCCGGCCGCTGCGCCAAGCTGTTTGCCGGTGAAGATGAACTCGGCATCATTGGCGAGATTCATCCGGCAGTTGCCGAAAACTTTGAAATTGGCGTCCGTGTTTATTCCTTTACGCTGGATGTAAATGTTCTGCGCGAGCACGCGCAGACAAACCACGTTTACCAGCCACTGCCGAAATTTCCCGCGGTTTCCCGTGACCTTGCGCTGATTTGCGACGCGGAAGTTCCGGTGCTTGACCTTGAAAAAGCAATTAAGCGCGGCGCCGGCAAGCTGCTGGAAAACATTCAGGTGTTTGATGTATACCGCGGCGAGCAGATTTCCCGCGGAAAGAAGAGCGTTGCGTTCAGCATTGTTCTGCGCAGTGCGGATGCAACGCTGACGGATGAACAGATTAGCGGTGCTATCAATAAAGCAATCAAGGAACTGGAAAGTGTGGGTGCTTCCCTGCGTGCATAA
- the rpmE gene encoding 50S ribosomal protein L31 has translation MKKGIHPEYKDTTITCACGNVIHTRSTKENIRVEICSKCHPFFTGKQKLVDSSGRVDMFKKRYGSATK, from the coding sequence ATGAAAAAAGGTATCCATCCTGAGTATAAGGATACAACGATCACATGTGCCTGCGGCAATGTGATTCACACTCGTTCCACGAAAGAGAACATCCGCGTTGAAATTTGCTCAAAGTGCCATCCGTTCTTCACCGGCAAGCAGAAGCTGGTGGATAGCAGCGGCCGTGTCGATATGTTCAAAAAGCGTTACGGTTCGGCAACAAAGTGA
- a CDS encoding type II toxin-antitoxin system PemK/MazF family toxin, whose translation MQVKRGDIFYADLSPVVGSEQGGVRPVLIIQNDVGNRFSPTVIAAAITSQRGKTDLPTHIRLNAAATGLSRDSIVLLEQVRTLDKHRLREHMGRLGEEGMAEVDRALSVSFGLSEQPMHNHSHIANMPAAAAQISHGAAT comes from the coding sequence ATGCAAGTAAAGCGTGGAGACATTTTTTACGCGGATCTAAGTCCAGTCGTCGGCTCAGAGCAGGGCGGGGTCAGGCCGGTTCTCATCATTCAAAATGATGTTGGAAATCGCTTCAGTCCAACTGTGATTGCTGCGGCAATTACAAGTCAGCGCGGAAAAACAGACCTGCCGACACATATTCGGCTGAATGCCGCTGCCACCGGCCTTTCCCGTGACAGTATTGTGCTGTTGGAGCAGGTACGTACCCTTGACAAACACCGCCTGCGTGAGCACATGGGCAGGCTTGGGGAAGAGGGTATGGCGGAAGTGGATCGTGCTTTGTCTGTCAGTTTTGGCTTATCAGAGCAGCCGATGCATAATCATTCTCATATTGCAAATATGCCAGCGGCAGCGGCACAGATTTCTCATGGAGCTGCTACATAA
- a CDS encoding YigZ family protein, with amino-acid sequence MIEYLTLKAEGANEFTEKKSRFLGAAAPVQTQEQAVAFVARLKKQYWDAKHNVSAYVLRSGEQHCSDDGEPQGTAGVPVLNVLLKSGVTDAVVVVTRYFGGILLGAGGLVRAYSHGASIAVEQAGIVCMKPCLLLQASCTYSQYGKVGALVPEHDAVVDDTSFTDLVTLQFHMEAERLAGLNAALADATAGTVQVRQIGEKYFSVAAVVD; translated from the coding sequence ATGATAGAGTACCTTACACTGAAAGCAGAGGGTGCAAACGAGTTTACTGAGAAAAAATCCCGCTTTTTGGGTGCAGCGGCACCTGTGCAGACGCAGGAGCAGGCTGTGGCTTTTGTGGCACGCTTGAAAAAGCAATACTGGGACGCAAAACACAATGTTTCTGCCTATGTGCTTAGAAGCGGCGAGCAGCACTGCTCTGATGATGGAGAGCCGCAGGGTACAGCCGGGGTGCCGGTTCTGAATGTTCTGCTGAAATCAGGCGTTACAGACGCGGTGGTTGTGGTTACCCGCTACTTCGGCGGTATTTTACTGGGTGCAGGCGGCCTTGTGCGTGCATACTCACACGGCGCGTCTATTGCAGTGGAGCAGGCAGGGATTGTCTGCATGAAGCCCTGCCTGCTGCTGCAGGCAAGCTGCACCTACAGCCAGTATGGCAAAGTGGGGGCACTGGTTCCGGAACATGATGCTGTAGTGGATGACACTTCTTTTACGGACTTGGTTACGCTGCAGTTTCACATGGAAGCGGAGCGTCTGGCAGGCTTGAATGCGGCACTTGCGGATGCGACGGCCGGTACTGTGCAGGTACGGCAGATTGGTGAGAAGTATTTTTCAGTAGCTGCAGTGGTGGACTAA
- a CDS encoding DUF6106 family protein: MDIFCEQIIKRKMGAKDFAIMAATVVGALAILTLTMFIKELFMFSLLILVGVCFAIYYIVTSIDWEFEYSITNGDFTCDKIIHRRKRKRQFSIDLHDVDEIGTYDAQKLAGKHFDATYQVGTTANGSSGEWYMTGHFDKYGTILVVFSPDERVQTAVKTSLKRTVSMAAFPRVPQH, encoded by the coding sequence ATGGACATTTTCTGTGAACAGATTATTAAAAGAAAAATGGGCGCAAAGGACTTTGCTATTATGGCGGCAACTGTTGTCGGTGCATTGGCAATATTGACTTTGACCATGTTTATTAAAGAACTGTTTATGTTCTCACTGCTGATTTTGGTTGGCGTTTGCTTTGCTATCTATTATATTGTTACATCAATCGACTGGGAGTTTGAGTACAGTATTACAAACGGCGACTTCACCTGTGATAAAATCATTCATCGCCGTAAGCGCAAGCGCCAGTTTTCCATTGACCTGCATGATGTTGATGAAATTGGTACTTATGATGCGCAGAAACTGGCAGGCAAGCATTTTGACGCAACCTATCAGGTAGGTACAACTGCAAACGGCAGCAGCGGGGAATGGTACATGACCGGTCATTTTGACAAATACGGCACGATTTTGGTCGTGTTCAGCCCGGACGAGCGTGTGCAGACGGCTGTGAAAACATCACTGAAGCGCACTGTCAGCATGGCGGCTTTTCCGCGCGTGCCGCAGCACTGA
- a CDS encoding NAD(P)H-hydrate dehydratase, translating to MELISYEMAASVIKKRPIDSNKGTFGRLLCICGSCGMAGAAVLCAGAALRCGAGLVDAALPACIYPIVSAHLLEPIYTVYDEDFSPVLYSLKKATACVMGCGFSTAHPGWVRQVLQQIRVPLVLDADGLNCIVKNCDVLDQLTVPAVLTPHPGEMARLLGCSVNEVQADRQGAASAFARKYDVVLVLKGAGTVVASPDGRIIQNPTGNPGMARGGSGDLLAGMIGAFLAQGAESFTAACAAVYLHGLAGDRCAAHLSQQAMLPHDMLAELPQIFLKIEKEL from the coding sequence ATGGAACTGATTTCTTATGAAATGGCTGCTTCGGTAATCAAAAAGCGCCCAATCGACAGCAACAAGGGGACGTTTGGCCGCTTACTTTGCATTTGCGGAAGTTGTGGTATGGCGGGTGCAGCAGTACTGTGCGCGGGTGCAGCACTTCGGTGCGGTGCGGGGTTGGTGGATGCGGCGCTGCCAGCATGTATTTACCCGATTGTTTCCGCACATTTGTTGGAACCGATTTATACGGTATATGATGAAGATTTTTCGCCTGTGCTCTATTCTTTGAAAAAGGCGACTGCCTGCGTGATGGGCTGTGGCTTCTCAACTGCCCATCCGGGGTGGGTGCGGCAGGTGCTGCAGCAAATTCGTGTCCCCTTGGTTCTGGATGCGGATGGACTGAACTGTATTGTTAAAAATTGTGACGTTTTGGATCAGTTGACGGTTCCTGCAGTGCTGACACCGCATCCGGGAGAAATGGCACGGCTGCTGGGCTGTTCCGTTAATGAGGTGCAGGCAGACCGCCAAGGTGCGGCATCTGCTTTTGCACGAAAATATGATGTAGTGCTTGTTTTAAAAGGTGCGGGTACAGTCGTTGCATCTCCAGACGGCCGCATTATACAGAATCCAACCGGGAATCCGGGCATGGCGCGCGGCGGAAGCGGCGATTTGCTGGCAGGCATGATTGGCGCGTTCCTTGCACAGGGGGCAGAATCATTTACGGCGGCCTGCGCTGCAGTTTATCTGCATGGACTGGCGGGGGACAGGTGCGCGGCACATTTGTCGCAGCAGGCAATGCTTCCACATGATATGCTTGCGGAACTGCCACAAATTTTTTTGAAAATTGAAAAAGAGCTTTGA